CGTCATCTTCCTCGCCAGGTtcctccacctcttcctccGCCGCTACAACCAGCCCAGCGCCGTCTCCCAGATCCTCGTACGTATCCTCGCGTCTGGATCTAGGCATTTGGAGTGCTCGATCGAGGTTACAGTACGGCGGCGCTCGCTCGCTTTGATTTCAGGCCGGCGTGGCCGTGGGCGGCATGGGCCTGCGCAACGCCATCGTGCACGTGGACGTGGACGACGTGGAGGACATGTACGGCGGCTACATCGCGGAGGCGCGCGTCATCTACATGTTCCTCGTCGGCCTGGAGCTGGACCTGGCGGCGCTGCGGAACTCCACCCGCCGGTGCGTCGCCCTGGCCTACGCCACGGTGGCCGCCAGCCTGCTCGTGGCCGCCGTCGTGTCCAGCGGGATGTACGGCAGCATGATGCACTCCCCGGTGAAGACCCCCGAGCTTCTCGCCGCCACGCTCATGCTGGCGCTCACCAACACCTCGTCCATCTCCGTCACGCGGGTCGCCGGCGAGCTCAACCTCACGGCGAGCGAGAACGGGCGCctcgtcgtcgcctccgccATCATCACCAACCTCATCTgcgtcgtcggcgacggccTGCTGTCGTCGACGACGCTGGCCAAGGAGCGGACCCAGGACCTGTACCGCGGCTCGCCGCAGATCAAGAAGGGGTTCCTGGCGCTCGCcttggccggcgccgccgtctgGCTGGTGCGCCCCGCCGTGACGCGCATCAACCAGCGCAACGCCGGGCAGCACCATGTGAGGGGCCGCGACCTGGCGGCCATGCTCCTGACCGTCTGGCTCGTCACCAGCATCCAGCAGATGCTGGGGTTCGACGGGATGCCGACGAGCCTCGCGCTGGGGATGGCGTTCCCGAGGGAAGGCCCCGCCGCGCGGTCCGTCGCCGACGCGCTCGTGCCCCCCGTCAACGGCATCGTCCTGCCCTTCTACTTCGCCACCATCGGCATGAGGCTCGACTACAACTCCATGTCCGGCGCCATCATCGTGCCCGGCATGCTCCTCACGCTGCTCGGCCTGGTCGGGAAGGCcgtcggcgccgcctccgcctccacctacCTCAACATCCCCGTCTCCGACGCGCTCCGCTACAGCTTCCTGCTCAACGTCAAGGGCCACGTCGACACCATGAACATGAAGTTCGCCAAGACGGAAGGGGTGTGGGCGGAGCAGGCGCTGTACGCGATGATCATCGGCAACCTGATCAGCACCCTCATCGCcgggccggctgccgccgcggtCCTGCGCAGGGAGAAGGAGGCGTACAGGACCAGGCACCAGGCCATGGAATCCTTGGGCCCAGAGCAGGAGCTCCGCATGCTCGCCTGCCTCCACGGCGCGCACGCCGCGCCCGGGATCTTCAGCCTCGTCGAGCTCCTGGTGAGCGCGCCCCAGGAGCAGCCCGCCGTGCCGGTGCTCCATTTCTTCGAGGCCCCCCgagacctcgccgccgtccggaCGCCGTACCACCAGCAGgcgcgcggcgacgaggacaAGGGCGGCGGCCCCGACGCCGTGACGCAGATGAACCGGGTGGTCGACGTGTTCGCCCGCGCGACTGGCATCTCCTTCCGTCAGGTCGACGTGGTGAGCCTCGGCGCGGCcagggacgccgccgccgcctgccgcgccgccgaggacgcGCACGCCGGCCTGCTCCTCGTCCCCTGCTACAAGGAGCAGCGGTTCGACGGCAGGATGGCGTGCCGGCTCGAGGAGCGGTGGTGGCTCAACCAGGAGGTGCTGGCGCGGGCGCCGTGCACGGTGGGGCTCCTCGTGGACCGACCGTACCGGGGCACCGGCACCAGCTTCCAGACGCCCATCGGCGTCGCGCCGGAGAGCGGCAGGACGCTGGTGCACCCGTGCAGCGACCGGACGGTGACgcacgtggtggcggcggtgttcCTGGGGGGGCCCGACGACCGGGAGGCCGTGTCGTTCGCGTCCCGGCTCGCGGAGAACCCGGCCATCGGGCTCACGGTGTTCCGGTTCGTGAAGCGCAGCACGTACGACGCCGTGACGTCCTCCACCTCCCGgaagggcggcgaggaggacgtgGAGTTCCAGGACGGCGGCGTGGACGAGCGGTTCCTGTGGCGGTTCTACGAGAACTACGCGTCGCGGGAGATGGCCATGTACGTCGAGAAGATGGTGGAGGGCCCCGCCGACGTGGTGGAGACGCTGGAAGGGATGGCCGGGATGTTcgcgctggtggtggtggggcggggcgggcggcaGCCGGTGGAGCTCATCGCCGGGCTGGAGCGGTGGGCGGAGGCCGGCACCGAGATCGGGCCCGTGGCCGAGATCCTGGCGTCCAACGAGTCGCTGGAGATGGGCTCCGTGCTCGTCATGCAGCAGCACTCGGTGGCGCTCACGCCGCCGTGCCAATGACCACGTACGCTACTACGAGTGTAAGATCACACAGGACAGCGCAGAAACAGCTTGTGTATACTTAGATTCGGTCAGTTTCAGAGTAGCAGATCGAGCAGAACTATGTGACCTTTGTATCGTCAACTTTTGTAAGAACTGAATCAGTATTTTTCTTTATAGCAAATTGTTACTCAAATCCGAATGCCTGACCTGAGAAAGGGATCGTGCAGACATCCAAAGCCGGAAATTAGCAGCATGATCCATCTGAAACCCATGAACATGGAACCAGATCTAGTTTTCAGCTGGGAAAAAAAAACCAGTTTGAGGAAGGCTTCCACAAACAAAGCCCCTAGCTAATTCCTTCCATTCCAGCAAGATAAAACTTcataataaaattttgaattctgCTTTGGTTGGGGTGCGCCCAGGAAATAAAATTTAATATCAGAAGGGTTGCCCCTTGGCTTTATCTCCCGGCTCCACCGTCAGACCCTAGCTAACCGCCCGCGATGTGGTACTAAACGACTAGTGCGATGGGTTTGTAATCTGACTATCTGAGAGATAGTATAATAGAAGGACCCGGGCTTTTCTGGGCCCATTGTCGTGATCGGCCCATTAACCAGGGCACAACGAGAGCCATCAGCAAGCATCACGAAACTAGGTCGAACTCCGGTTGGATCATAACAATGCGAAAATAATCCTAGACGAGCATACTAAGCCGGTAGCCAACGTTAAAAACCATAGCTGAATAGTGAGCAGCACGattcatccgaactccaaagcAGATCGTGGAAACAAATAGCCTGCGCTCttgttcggaaaaaaaaagcCTGCGCTCTGAACACTGAACCCagtaattttcaaaaaaaaaaaaaaaaaacactgaaCCCAGTAGGCATCACACATCTTCAGGTAACCGGCAATGGTGCAGCGCCTACAGCAATGTACAAACTGACCACTGCTGCAGCCTAGACGATATCTGGGCTCTGGGCTCGGCTAATCTGCTATGCAGTTGACGAGGCTTAGTCTTGAGAGTAAAAACTGAACAAGCCTGAGAGGATGAGGTTTTGAGTTTTTTTAGGCCGTGTGATAGTACTCTGATTACTCCTACCCTTTTTCTTTGGAAAACTCGTTCCTTAGCTCTCCTCCTCGCTCTTTTGGAAAGCTTCGAGGAGAGGTACTATTTGGCATCAATTTCTTTACTTTTTCTGACTGTCTTATAGTATGAAATTCTTCCCCTGCTCCTCATCAGATGCTTTTCTGTTCTACCTGTTCTTTCAATCTGACACTTCGCATCTTGCATGTGCACTGTCTTTTACTTTCCTTCTCTAACAAAAAAGACAATGTGTTCCTTGCTTGTGGTATCATTGCCTCAGCAAAGGAAATATTGGGCCTTTGGAAAAAAGCAAACCCTGGATTCGACAGGGAATACACTCTTTACTTGTCCATGGGCATCCAGCCTTTGGCAAAGAAAAGAATTCAAAGCTATGTCCTGGACTCTTGGGGGTGAGAAGCGCTTTTAGGATCCCCGCGAAGGTATTCGTCATTCCCAGGAGAAGAAGGTGGAGGTGACCAAAATCCTCGCGAAGGTGAATCCAAGAACGTTGAGGATTCTTCCGACGAAGGTGTTCGCGGGACAGGTCATATTGAGAACGTGGGAGGGATGGCGTGAACCGCGTGATCCAGTAGAGGAGTTCACTAATTAGGATTCTTTCTTTACCATAATATGATAATAAATGGTATATTTCTAGAATGTAGCAGTTGAGTGGGACTAAACTTGGTATGTAAAATGTCGGTTGGCCTCCTGTCACActcggttttaaaacaaaataaagtgctatctatatgtatgctaggatctagtttcatacatatagtgacatcattagtggataacagtaacagtatcacgtaaaagaatataaataaagacttacgagtctatcagagatatacgaTTTAATCCTGAAAACGAAggttccaaacttcacaggcaatcgactgggggctgcgtatgcctagaactcagcatcatctttagagaacttcacacaccttcttcttctgagcagcagtaagcaagggtgaggacagttatggttggtacttagcAAGGCCACAAgcaataaccagaataacgatttaagtccatcttcaagtttaattaatcatgtgagggttcaggccgctcttgactgtgagcacggctgatatatcagttttacactctatagaggttgtacatctttacccacaactcgtgtaaaagttcagaagaactttggacccaaccatgccgtgctgatcaggcactcatcacactaccgaggtgtgactgcataggaacgctacgaggcctttacaaagattccctagtaaggatagctcgctaaggtttcatgatcagtgcaatgcataaacctccctagtgGGCATAGGGTCTTAGCAAAGCTCCCTTCCCAAGAGGATCGGGTTATACACCAACTACTGTCTCTCCCTCTTGTCCCTTTCAGGTAAAGCTACCACGAATCAGAGTccctaattattcagccaagaccaaaGTCATATAGTTcttatggttgtactgtttttccgggtggttctccatgttccaattaacattatcatgatattataaacaaagcataggtagaaggatggttagagacacttgcctttctccaaagaaaagttactcttactgctcttcagctcctgctctcttgaaactcttaatcttcaaagtttTTTTGAACAGCAAATCTTCTACTCaaagcaatcaccggcacaaacatacaagcaaacaaacaagtacaactaagaacaatacaccaatcaaagagaaaagctttaaaagagcgtactaaaggatagggctcgattctaggatCACGAAGGAGAcagaactatggttgaaaagacaaAGCTATCGAGAGGTTTGAATTATAAGAGGaaataaaaagactatatgcttgatccattttaattaaataaaacatgcacatagattatttcagagaaataccctaTTTGGATATATTTAATCATTAAAAATGTGATAaacttaatcatattttatttgtaaatatcgAAGTACAAGCTATGCCAATTTAACAATTAAGAAACTCAGAGCATGTATAAGACATCTAATTGAATAACTTTGTGCTTCGGGTTCAACTAAACATGTTAATGTGGAAAAGGCATTTATAATATTATTAAGAATATtaactttatttatgaaaatcAATGTATAACactagatatcttttatttagaaaagctggTTATAAATAAGAATTAACCAATTAAATCTTAGTTTATGAAAACCGGGATAGAATCTAATCAatttttatttacaaaaccaattgaaTAAGAATTAGTCAAGTTCACATTTAACTTTGATGTTAAAAACAAGCAACCTGTAAACACACACTGCTAGCGCATAAGTTAAGGTGAAGCGAACGAGAATAACAAAAACAGACTACTCTAGAGCGTAGAAGAAAAATGTAAACTATGGTTTAAGAAAGACTAGTCTACGGAGAGAACAACTAGGCTGTAGGAACAACAAACTAGTCAAAGCTAAACTAAACTAGTTGGCGGAGAAATAAACTAACAAGATTGGCTCTAAAGAGATGGTTGCAAAAGGTTTAGCCATAAAGAACAGAGCTGACTTAGAAATAGACAACTAGGATATAAGACAACTATGAACTCGATATAGGATTATAAGAAAAACAGGGACAAGCATGATCAGACAACTAGGCAGAACAAAAACTTTAA
The genomic region above belongs to Setaria italica strain Yugu1 chromosome VI, Setaria_italica_v2.0, whole genome shotgun sequence and contains:
- the LOC101781001 gene encoding cation/H(+) antiporter 15, which produces MGLRNAIVHVDVDDVEDMYGGYIAEARVIYMFLVGLELDLAALRNSTRRCVALAYATVAASLLVAAVVSSGMYGSMMHSPVKTPELLAATLMLALTNTSSISVTRVAGELNLTASENGRLVVASAIITNLICVVGDGLLSSTTLAKERTQDLYRGSPQIKKGFLALALAGAAVWLVRPAVTRINQRNAGQHHVRGRDLAAMLLTVWLVTSIQQMLGFDGMPTSLALGMAFPREGPAARSVADALVPPVNGIVLPFYFATIGMRLDYNSMSGAIIVPGMLLTLLGLVGKAVGAASASTYLNIPVSDALRYSFLLNVKGHVDTMNMKFAKTEGVWAEQALYAMIIGNLISTLIAGPAAAAVLRREKEAYRTRHQAMESLGPEQELRMLACLHGAHAAPGIFSLVELLVSAPQEQPAVPVLHFFEAPRDLAAVRTPYHQQARGDEDKGGGPDAVTQMNRVVDVFARATGISFRQVDVVSLGAARDAAAACRAAEDAHAGLLLVPCYKEQRFDGRMACRLEERWWLNQEVLARAPCTVGLLVDRPYRGTGTSFQTPIGVAPESGRTLVHPCSDRTVTHVVAAVFLGGPDDREAVSFASRLAENPAIGLTVFRFVKRSTYDAVTSSTSRKGGEEDVEFQDGGVDERFLWRFYENYASREMAMYVEKMVEGPADVVETLEGMAGMFALVVVGRGGRQPVELIAGLERWAEAGTEIGPVAEILASNESLEMGSVLVMQQHSVALTPPCQ